A region from the Vicia villosa cultivar HV-30 ecotype Madison, WI linkage group LG3, Vvil1.0, whole genome shotgun sequence genome encodes:
- the LOC131657503 gene encoding putative protein FAR1-RELATED SEQUENCE 10, with amino-acid sequence MEVPLQICRKNETAIDTTDVFTTSQRFVTREEVIRWVKETGINNKVTVIIARSDTETGKRGRSNKVIFACDKGGKYKDKSETQSATKRCGCPFKIRSTPAKDGSGWKVDVKCGVHNHGLPDRLEGHSFVGRLTTDEKQHVADLTKRHVPPRHILTSLQERDPENVTRITQIYKHKSVIEAEIRGPRSEIQHLLKLIEEANYVYWSRKRDDCEVVRDIFWAHPDSVKLLNLFPTVLIMDATYKTNKYRQPLFEIVGMTSTELTFAVAFAYMECEQTESYIWVLDKLKQLFVKKDVVPQVILTDRDLALMKAVEVVFPTTHNLLCRFHINQNVGMKCKEYVMKDMRETIGTLWKDVVWASNEVEYGVRLQYLEQACFACTNFLDYVKNTWLIPHRQRFVGAWINLVLHFGNTTTNRYVIILKIFI; translated from the coding sequence atGGAAGTTCCGCTCCAAATTTGTAGGAAAAACGAGACAGCTATAGATACCACTGATGTTTTCACAACTTCACAGAGATTTGTCACACGGGAAGAAGTTATCCGCTGGGTTAAAGAGACCGGAATCAACAATAAAGTGACTGTTATCATAGCGCGTTCAGACACTGAAACAGGCAAAAGAGGAAGAAGTAACAAAGTTATATTTGCGTGCGATAAAGGTGGAAAATATAAGGATAAAAGTGAGACTCAAAGTGCTACTAAGAGATGTGGATGTCCATTCAAAATCAGATCGACTCCGGCAAAAGATGGGTCTGGATGGAAGGTTGATGTAAAatgtggagttcataatcatggTTTACCAGATAGATTAGAAGGCCATTCATTTGTTGGTAGGTTGACAACAGATGAGAAGCAGCATGTTGCTGATTTGACAAAGAGACATGTTCCGCCTAGACACATATTGACTTCCTTGCAAGAGCGAGATCCTGAGAACGTCACTCGGATCACGCAAATATACAAGCATAAAAGTGTGATTGAAGCGGAGATAAGAGGTCCAAGAAGTGAGATACAACATTTGCTTAAGCTTATAGAGGAGGCGAACTATGTTTATTGGAGTAGGAAACGGGATGATtgtgaagttgtgagagatattttttgggcTCATCCAGATTCGGTAAAGTTGCTGAATCTTTTTCCTACTGTCTTGATTATGGACGCCACTTATAAGACCAACAAATATAGACAACCTCTGTTTGAAATAGTTGGTATGACATCGACCGAGTTGACATTTGCGGTTGCATTTGCTTATATGGAGTGTGAGCAGACAGAGAGTTATATCTGGGTCTTGGATAAGCTGAAGcaattgtttgtgaagaaagatgTGGTTCCACAAGTGATTTTGACGGATAGAGATCTTGCTTTGATGAAAGCAGTTGAAGTTGTTTTTCCTACGACGCATAACTTGCTATGTCGTTTTCATATTAACCAAAATGTTGGGATGAAATGCAAGGAATATGTGATGAAGGACATGCGAGAGACGATAGGCACATTGTGGAAAGATGTTGTATGGGCTAGTAATGAGGTTGAGTATGGTGTACGGTTGCAATATCTTGAACAAGCATGCTTTGCTTGTACTAACTTCCTCGATTACGTGAAGAACACTTGGTTGATCCCACATAGGCAAAGATTTGTGGGCGCATGGATTAATCTAGTGCTTCATTTTGGTAACACCACGACAAATCGGTATGTCataattcttaaaatatttatttag
- the LOC131657506 gene encoding putative F-box protein At3g16210, with product MDITLSDSIVEVSNYIPDDIIFSILSKLSFKSLKRFECVCKPWSLLLDNSYFMTMFRNYFVSKDHSFYDGISLFLHVIDDDQDEYALYSLSGERFEKIVKLDWPNNYSFDILGPISFNSTLCLGHYDNSHKIMSWNSTTTEFNIIYDSSNCYFPEIRYNYCQVGYDHVKDDYKMIRLIHCPPESNGGIPSFWEIFSLNNNSWRKICDKYPYSPYRCCNEVYMDGVSHWWESRKKHIYLVSFDFSKESFITTLVPSYLEDINNRITPKILTVLNGSIAFIANYGEKNTFDIVILGELGVKESWIKLFSIGPLPFLKTPIGIGKKGDILIRKNDNKLAWFDISTETIIETGVTTEDRVMIYYDKKTLLPNGGIFSKLSSCFEGRPI from the coding sequence ATGGATATAACATTGTCTGATTCAATTGTTGAGGTTAGCAATTATATACCTGATGATattatcttctctattctctccaaactttctttcaaatctttgaAGCGATTCGAATGCGTATGCAAACCATGGTCTTTATTATTGGATAACTCTTATTTTATGACTATGTTCCGCAACTATTTTGTATCTAAGGATCATTCTTTTTATGATGGTATATCTCTTTTCCTACACGTGATAGACGACGACCAAGATGAATATGCATTGTACTCTCTTTCCGGTGAGAGATTTGAGAAAATAGTTAAATTAGATTGGCCAAACAACTATTCTTTTGACATTTTGggtccaattagttttaatagcACTCTTTGTTTAGGACATTATGACAACTCTCACAAAATAATGTCGTGGAACTCAACTACCACGGAATTCAATATCATTTATGATAGTTCTAATTGTTATTTTCCAGAGATTAGGTATAATTATTGTCAAGTTGGTTATGATCATGTTAAAGATGACTATAAGATGATTAGACTCATTCATTGTCCTCCCGAAAGTAACGGCGGAATTCCTTCCTTCTGGGAGATATTTAGCCTAAACAATAACTCTTGGAGGAAAATTTGTGATAAATATCCTTACTCACCATACAGATGCTGTAATGAAGTGTACATGGATGGAGTGTCTCATTGGTGGGAAAGtaggaaaaaacatatatatttggTGTCGTTTGACTTTAGCAAAGAATCTTTCATTACAACACTCGTGCCCTCTTACTTAGAGGACATTAACAACAGGATAACGCCGAAAATTCTGACAGTATTAAATGGATCTATTGCTTTTATAGCAAATTATGGAGAGAAAAATACATTTGATATTGTAATTTTGGGTGAACTTGGTGTAAAAGAATCATGGATTAAACTTTTTAGTATTGGGCCTTTGCCTTTTCTTAAGACTCCGATTGGAATAGGGAAAAAGGGAGATATATTGATCAGAAAGAACGACAACAAACTAGCTTGGTTTGATATAAGTACTGAGACTATTATTGAGACCGGTGTTACAACAGAAGACCGTGTAATGATATATTACGATAAAAAAACCCTTCTTCCTAATGGAGGAATATTTAGTAAATTATCTTCTTGTTTTGAAGGGCGGCCTATATGA